One segment of Urocitellus parryii isolate mUroPar1 chromosome 5, mUroPar1.hap1, whole genome shotgun sequence DNA contains the following:
- the LOC144255000 gene encoding olfactory receptor 6C2-like, protein MKRNHTTITTFILLGLTDDPKLQVLLFIFLLLTYMLSVTGNLTIITLTLVDPHLKTPMYFFLRNFSFLEVSFTTVCIPRFLYSLSTGDNAVTYNACATQIFFGFLFGTTEFFLLVAMSYDRYVAICKPLHYMTIMNNRVCTLLVLSCWVAGLMIIVPPLCLGLQLEFCDSNAIDHFSCDASPLLKISCSDTWILGQMVIIVAVFTLIITLVCVVLSYTYIIRTILRFPSVQQRKKAFSTCSSHMIVVSITYGSCIFIYIKPSAKEEVAINKGVSVHPFIYTLRNKQVKHAFNDSIKKIVFLSKK, encoded by the coding sequence ATGAAGAGGAACCACACAACAATAACCACTTTCATCCTGCTGGGACTGACAGATGACCCAAAACTGCAAgttctgctttttatatttctgttgctCACCTACATGTTGAGTGTAACAGGGAACTTGACTATTATCACCCTCACACTGGTGGATCCCCATCTGAAGACAcctatgtacttcttcctcagaaACTTTTCCTTCCTAGAAGTTTCATTTACTACTGTCTGTATCCCTAGATTCCTGTACAGTTTATCAACTGGAGACAATGCCGTTACCTACAATGCTTGTGCAactcaaatattttttggttttctctttgGAACAACAGAATTTTTTCTCCTGGTAGCCATGTCCTAtgatcgctatgtggccatctgtaaaCCCCTTCATTATATGACCATCATGAACAACAGAGTGTGCACCTTATTAGTCCTCTCCTGCTGGGTAGCTGGCTTGATGATTATTGTCCCACCCCTTTGCTTAGGCCTCCAGCTTGAATTCTGTGATTCTAATGCCATTGATCATTTCAGCTGTGATGCAAGTCCCCTCCTAAAGATCTCCTGCTCAGACACATGGATACTAGGACAGATGGTTATCATTGTGGCTGTATTTACCCTCATTATTACCCTAGTCTGTGTGGTTCTGTCCTACACATACATCATCAGGACCATTCTGAGATTCCCCTCTGTTCAGCAAAGGAAAAAGGCCTTTTCCACCTGCTCATCCCACATGATTGTGGTTTCCATCACCTATGGCAGCTGCATCTTCATCTATATCAAGCCTTCAGCAAAGGAAGAGGTGGCCATAAATAAAGGAGTTTCAGTTCACCCTTTCATTTACACCTTGAGGAATAAGCAAGTGAAACATGCTTTCAATGACTCCATAAAGAAGATTGTGTTTCTCTCAAAGAAGTAG